ctttcttgtagtcaatccatgcaatacttagatttgtttttcttctcttgcagttttctaaaatcattttgtcaatcagcagctagtcttttgtgcctctggtgttcgggcaatttcctttctgttcaactggaagctgtttgttagttaataagtgttgcatcacttcatctgctattattccagctaataatttgaacatggttggcaggcaggttatcagtctataattacttggaactgcaccttttgctgggtctttcattatgagatgagttttcccagttgttagccattgttcaatatcacctccatgcaaaatgtgattgaactgttttgatagttgtttatgaaggcttgttaggtgtttaagccaaaagccatgccgttcatcgtcgcctggcgcagtccaatttttaattttctttgctctttcacttattaattctggtgttattattagatcttgcatttgttggttacattttttgacctctttcatccagcctgcttttttattataatctattgaattgtcccataatttcccccagaattgcactgtttcttctttatttggtgtttctacatttcttgcagtttctccttctatgctttggtagaaacgtctctgattcgactggaattggagattctgcctgtgttgtgtagttctggcttcgtatctgctaatcttctttgacattgctgttatttgctgctttattatttccaggacttctctaattttccttgaatctaggtggtatttttggatcagatactgtttggtgttgtcattcttcagcttcttgtctttcatatctttcaatttactagcatctgatctaagcctggagattttattttctaatctaatcttccatttaggtgatgtactattttatttttttacaggtccattgatcttatatccgagatcttgtggtgttgttgtggctgcactgtacattagttggtttgtttcttgcaaattcttggttgttatttctgcaagtgcagcattgacatcttttaatgcctgagcaagtggtTTTTTGGCaagtgtttttagagctggaagtcgaaccctggtggttgtttggttcatgtgctcagttattttttgctttagttcttgttgcttttctgttaaacggcatttgggtttttgaggtgaaggcaaaggaaaggttgcctggttttgattttaaaacagtttGGCAACAGTGgaatcctctgtttccaacacctcctccacctgcacctgagcaactgcttcagttggtggtaattcttcttccatatcttgagcctgtgttgctctttgcagttcttccagctcaactcctgtggatactttatttcttattatgaatcttctctggtctgctagcctttgttctgttatttctgtatctggatgcttctctttccaaatttggtacattctttttaaataacctcttctagttggactagacttgtaatagcagatcattatttccttgttggcatttttcgtatatattttttcggttaaatgacgtttcttccagtaaccttgcagtctccagccctggttgctcaactgaagatcctgtcctgttgcccacttgccaccagatgtccagggactccagcacctggcgcggtccttgttgacccgggcgacgaccgatccggtatagatttattaaagttacgtctcaccatattgttgatgggagaggcactctttgtctggctcctctggtgagacctgtccagtatggttggacctctggcatagctctcaccttcctcagagcacgcaagccccacaaccacgccaaggtattgCCTCACTGGaggataattattattattattgtcgttgttgttgttgttaatgtgcCAGGCTCTTCACGaaagaagaatttttttaaaggaaaaaaccaGAAATGAATTATCAGAAGTTGActccagggcacaggaaacaagcCTACCCAGTGTGCTATCGCGTCAGCAGACACTTGGCAAAGCCACATTTCCATCTCATCTTGATCTGGTTTATGTCCGgggtctctccacacatcagaaCCATACCCTGCAGCATGATGGAGTATCCCCGGAAAATGTTTTAGGAAGTGCAACTATGTTGGGACACAGATACTCCGGGTTAAGCTCCATTCGCAAATGTAAAATCTGAATAATTCTGCTTGCCATTTGCGTAGTACCTTGCTGTCTCAGTACAGAATTCAGGCTAAATCCCGCCCTCACTGAACGCACCCCAAGCCTCAGTGTGCAAAAGTGCTGTAAAAAACCACATGCGGAAAAACTCCAGATATAGCTGTGGCCGCACTGCCTGCACAGCTGCTTGTCCTTAAGAACGCTAGGGCTGCCTAAAAACAAGTGGTTGTGCAAACAGTGCTGCCACACAGCCACAGCAATTCCCCTTGTGGCTGATGGGAATAGCTGTGGTGGTGCTGCTCGCACAGCAGCCTCTCATTCTGAACCATGTCAGGCTTGTCTGCATGTATGCAGCAGCAGCCGGCCAGCACCAAGTATTCCAGTGCcagaatgctgcacatcatgtcagccacttttcCTCCAGTATGCTCTTCATGTCCGCTTCTCGTTCTTTCCACCCATTTATACTGACGGCTTGAGGGCCAGCTAAGGGGTGTATACCTTGCTTTTCTCTCAGGTAGTTTACTTGGCAGGTTCCCCCCCTTCCTCCACTCCAGGACTTTGGAGAAAGTTTAGCTCTGTCTTCGCCGTCACTTCTATGAAACATCCTGTCTTGTCTCTTTTTCACACTCCAGCATGTCCAAGCAATGGAACTCTGTTGGGATCTCTGCAGTTAAAAGGGCTGGATCGTCTAGATACTGGCACGCTTTGTTCTCATTAGTTATGAGATAAAATAAATGGGTTTTAATCTGGGACGGCTGGAGCAGGGCAGTAGCCTGTCTCTTGTCCCCAGGCAGGACAAGCTATGGCCCTTCCTCCTGGCCCCTACCCAGCACAATGATGATGGGCCTTTGGCAAGCCTGTGATGTGTATTACTTCTTTGAAAATAGGCTCAGTGTTCTGTCCAATGGCCCATAATGGGCCCTGTGCTTGCAGTTGAAAACTCTTCCTtattgttggagaggagagctggtcttgtggtagcaggcatgactcatctccttagctaagcagagtctaccctggttgcaaatgaatgggagactagaagtgtgagcactgtaagatattcccctcaggggatggagccgctctgggaagagcaaaaggttccaagttccctccctggcatctacaagatagagctgagagagattcctgcctcttaccttggagaagctgctgccagtctgtgtagacaatactgagtgagatgggccaatggtctgactcagtaaaatggcagcttcctatgttcctgtgatgggTATAGCTCGATCCTCTGAGAATGAGGTTAAAAACAATGACCAGATCCTCATCTCTCCTACTATGTCATTGTTTTGGCACAGAAGGGGTCCTTTCTTCATGCAGGGATGGTATGTAGGCATTTTGCTGTGGCACAGCTAGGTCACTCCTAATCCCTGCTTATGGAGGAGGCTGGAAAGGAGCAGAAGATTCACTGTGCAGGGCAAGTGGATCCATTGCGTCATCTGCCCCTGCTTCCTCTTAAACCGAATAATTGAGGCTCCCATATGCCACAGCTGGAAGCAGGAAGTGAACCAGGTAGTGAAccagttcccctgctaactgagcaaagagacccctttttaaagtggtgtgactctttattgagcagggggagagcaactggccctatccagccccagcacagcatccttccagtggctgctgctggtgtctagcttacatttctttttagatggtgagctctttggggacagggagccagccatcttggcttatttatttatatttctctatgtaaactgctttgggaactttggctgaaaagcaatatataaatattcttcatcatcGTCACCCTCGGGTAGGAGTCGCCAAGGTTCTGAGTCAGGCCACAAAATGACTCTGGTCAAGCAAGCCAAGCAACTCCCTACAAAGGAGGCAGGTAGGAACCAACCCCCTCGGAGGGTCAATCatgctggagctcctcacagcTCCTTTTCCCACCTGCAAAGAAACTGTTCCCTAGATCAGGGCTGcccaaatttggccctccagctgttgctggactacaactcgcatcattcccagcaacagtgaccaatagtcacggacagtgttccctgtaacagggattcccagatgttgttgactacaactcccataatccccagccaaaggccactgcagctggggatgctgggagatgtagtcagcaacatctgggaatccctgttacagggaacactggccagggatgatgggagttgtagtcccacaacagtgggagagccgaagttgtgcagccctgcctgagACCCTGCCACTACGACCcatctactcccaatgcccctttCTTACGTCTCTTCATTGGTCTGCACCCAATAACTGGTTTAAAGAGGCTTTAGCTCATTTTATTCATGGAAAAAAATGTACATCTCATCTTCCCTCTCCTTATAGAGACACCCAAGGTAGCTTGTCTTTATTTTAAAACCACAGGAACCAAGCCAAgttaaaacagcagcagccaaGACACGGTGGGGGTCAACAGAGAGAGGATAAACCAACTCCACCACGTCACACGCTTGCTAGAGCCCATCCTGTGGCACTGTGCACATtaagtgactgataacaatgagcACAGTCAAGTGATGAGTCCAGGGCCAGGCTCCTCTCAAACTCAGACCTGCGTCAAGCAAcccacttctcctccccctgcatacttcactgctgctgctgctcacacaatacccacatttcaaagacaaCAGACTTTGTTGTCTAgaatcacattccatgacatttagaagttCACACACAGAGTGGGATGAAATCCCCCCGAACTGAGAATTTGACAActctattgcagaagagtgtgaTATTCATGGCTGAAGACCCTGCAGGGAGTAACTTTTTGAACGCAAAGtacgtgctctaccactgagctatggttcccctctcttcccaccaaGAATTACAATTGCAGTTACAACCAATAAACAAATCATTCAAGTCGCACGTCAAAGTAAATCAAACATGTTAAAATAGCAGGGGGCAATAAAAACATGAGAGCATGACCGTGAGAgattagaaccagttcaaataacCTTTTGAAAGGCCTGGCGCTGTGAAAGGGCTTTGCTCAGGAACTTTGTGACTCTTcctggggagagcattccaaagatggGGCTCCAGAATGGTCCTGCAAGGCAATCATCCGTGCTCTGAATTGTGCTCAGAGATATactcctggccactgtggttTGTTTCAAACTGGCGTGATGTGTTCCTTTGAACCTCGTGTGATTTTCAGCGTTCCACCTGCTAGTTGGCTCTTGTCTtgctagaacaggcctgctcaactttgcccctcccccagctgtttttggactacaactccaataatcaccagctacagtggccaatagccagggattatgggagttgtaagccaacatctgcaggagggccaaagtggagcaggcctgcactagaagAACCTGCTCCTTTTCATCACTGTTTTTGGGTGATGGGGAAGACAGGCaagttcttctcagaatgcaaagGCTGGCCAGTAGGTGGCGCTACTAAAATTGGGAAAGGCTGTTGCTCAGCATTTGTACATAGAGTAAAATCATGTTGGGAAGTAGCACAGAAGCCAGCAGCAGCATGTGTGTGGGGCATAAGATTGTGCTAGGAACCTGCACAACAACTTTGGCTCTCCCACACTTTATTGCTGTACAGAAGTGGACTAGCAGCTGTATGTTGTCATTTCTGAGGAGACTTCAGGAACAATAATCTAATCTGGAGGTTTCtaggcatggataactgtggctgCTGTCCCAGTAATTCACCCACCCTACTCCAGGAGGAGCTATCCTCCTGTGGTATGGGCTACAGATGCAAACAGCATCATTTTCAAGTCTTACTGGCGAAGGATGAAAAGGATGGTCATTTTGCTAATCAAACACTGCCACCTACTGGACACCCAGCAGTGGTGTGGTGGTGCCTGACCCACTGAGGAGCCTGACGTTCAAATAGGGTTAGTCTTAAATCTGTAAATGCTGCAACTCTAtgcacacttatctgggagtaagtctcattaaattaagtggggcttacttctgagtaggcatgcatagCATTGCACCACTGTAAGtgtataacaagttgttctagtaagaactaatcagcctgctttcctttcactgtctacaactggactaaatttggttcaaattgagatccacaagttagatctgttgtacctcaaatgttcatgcatccgccatcttgaactggcatggatgagatcatcacaaactatgccattgaggtgtccctatgtgtcactcactgcaactgtacctaatttggtttaaattggttagacactCCACAAATAGGGCCGCTTGCCTCTCAGGACATTCACATGGTCGCcatcttggagtggatgacatcatcacacacaccacaccatttgggcatccctatgtgtccctacagctgtagcaaatttggctcaaattggttaagcggttcacaagttatcccacttacgcctcaaatgtttacgcatccgccatcttagattgaggtggatgacataatcacaaactacaccgttgcagtgtccctacaactgtacctgatttggttcatattggtccaggtgttgccaagttgatggtgggggagggggaacacatggatggacacacacagaaagcaggATGATCTCATAAGGCTGCTGGAAAGTTGAGCTGCCAATTCCATACTTCAGGCAGActatgtccttttttttttttttttttaatgagctgAAAGCACCATTTGTACATGTATGCAATAAAAGGTTTGTCTAAcagctggtttttttttaaatcagaactGCTCTGGAGAGGAAAGGAGATTCTTGAGCTCACAGGTGCCCGCCAATCAGCACTGTGCACAACTGGCTTCTCCTGCAAACAAGTAGAAGCAGTTTTGCCAAGCTTGACCCTGGAGAATATCTGACTAAATGTAGCATGGTGAATGTGCTTCCAGAGCAACCCAAGGATGCAAGTAACATTTTGTCTGTAGGCACCTAAGCACACTCATTTAATACATCTATCCATACCCCATTTCTCCAAGTTGTTCAAGATGGCCATATGgtatttatatagtgccattAGCGTGCTTTGCGGGGTTTCCCCTCAAGGCTACCGTTTCCCAGACTGCCCTGTACTTTTTGACCCTCAAAGCAAATAGCAGCTTCTTACAGGGCAAGGTGAAGGGAGGTTCTATTTGGATTGGGGAAGTAGTGTGACAGGAGTTAAACATCCTCTCCAGAAGGAAAAGGCAGTCTGCACAGTCTGAGTCTATTGAATTTTAGGCCCAGTCTTCAAAACAGAGTGCATTCCTGGCAAGGGCAAGGCACGCAGCatatgttcagaggcactctGCCTTGAATGTCAgaatttttcaaaagaaaaggtTGTAACTGGCAGCAATAGAGGGCAAAGGGAAAACAAGATGGCCTGGTGCTCCAAAAACAGGTTGATTCCAGGAAATGACTAaattcaggaacataggaagctgccctatactgagtcagaccattggtctatctagctcagtattgtcttcacagactggcagcggcttctccaaggtatctTCCATGTCCTTTGCCCTTTGTCAGGATTGCAAGCAAAAGATATTTTAACCAGTTGAAATAATAACTTTTAAAATCTACATTTGCCATTCACAAATTTCCATTTGATCTGATGGCAAAATGTCACATTCTTTAATACACCCAATCTTCAGTCTCaaagttctttttaaacaaaactcaccaccaccactagggGGCTGCAAAGGGTAAAGCTGCCATGGGCTTTTTGCTTAAAGGAGAGGCAAATTGGGGAGAGAGGTGGTTCTTAGTCAGATGGACAAGATTTTCTCACACCTTGGCTCATCTGCTGAAGGGGAATCCAGGTCCAGTTACCGGAAGGCAGGAGCACAAAGGCagacaggaggaggaaggatgGAACTGGAAGCAAATGAAGGCTACAAGTTCAATCCATTATTTCTAGCTGAAATGTCTGGAGATGCAGGACATACAAAAGATCTCTGATAAGTGTTATATTTAAAAACTATGTCTTTGATAACTGAacaaagtggtggctttcttatactGATCAGGGGGAAACAACTCAGCTCAGCATCTCTAGCGCTGTTGCCGGTGTCGTGTGAACAGGGAACTGTTTCCCCCGACATTTtgctatgtcaaccactttgagaactgcttTGCTGAAAAATGgaatgtaaaaatatttttaataatagagAGATCTTTTGAAAGTCTGAGATAGCACAAAAGGGAAAAGAAGTATTGTTTATTTAAGCCTTTATTAAAAAGCATTACGTAGAGAGCAGAATAAATTACTGAGGGTGCAGCACTTGAGTGCTGAAACAGATTGTCATACAAGATTCTGATAATTAATCATCTTTGCATAAATGCAGTTCTGATTAGTATGTGCCTAAACAATGAATCTGAGATTTGGCATTACTGTTCAACCAGAAGAGACACTTCCTGCTTTGGAATAATAGTCTGAACACAAacagtgacttttaaaaaaaaagtattaccAAATGATTGTTTACTGCTAGTTATGTGATTGATAGGCATTGTAACAAACAGGGGTTTCTgaccttgggtccccacatgttgttggaccacaatcCCCATCAATCccaaccagggatgatgggagctgtagtccatcaacaactggggattcaaggttgggaacccctggtataggACACAGAAGTGATGTGATCACAAGGGACCATGTCCATTGGAAAGCATAGCAGGGAGGTGCCTCATAGTTCATCTTCTGAGCAGAGCCACAGAACTCAGCCTGCACCTCTGGTGAAAAGTCTGGCCCACCAGGCCCATCCAGTAGCTTTCACCTGATACTGAATCTCCTCATCTGTGTCCTCTTTGTACACATTGATCTCATTCTGCCCTTTACCAGAGATAAAGGTCAGATTCTTCctcccacacaccaccaccaaacTAGCATTGTCCTGCACACTCATTGGCTCTTGAGGAAATTCCTTTAAGGCCTTGTTGAGACAGGCCTGCAGCTCCTCTGAGCCTTCCCAGGAAGCCAAATCATCGAGAACTTCATTGATGCTGATGAGATTGAGTGGGAATGAATGGCGGCCAAGCCTTGCCATATGAACCTCTGGGCTGGCCTCATCAAGTATGTAATCAATCTTGTCATTGATCTGGACCACTTCAATGTGGTTTTCCCCTTTTCCGGATAGAAATTCCCGCCTTGTTCCATTACACTGAAGGACCATCTTGGCATTCTTCTTTACCATGTTTGGCTCCTGATAAAACTCCTCAAAGGCTTTATCCAAGCAATTTCTCATGGCTTCCAAGTGTTCTTTCTCCCTGGCCTCCTGCAGAGTTGCCACACTGAGATCTTCTGGCATAACCACGATGGCCGCTATTGTGTTCTCCTCAGCTTTGGTCCTGTTGACTTCAATGGGACATTGTTGTTTCCTCAAGGGGCAAATGGAGAAACTGTAGAAGAAACACAACAGAACcagcagaaagagggaaagaagagcAAAACCCAGAATCAAAGCCCAGGTTCTTCTTTCAGCTGCAAATCTAGTGGCTTGAGTCATAGTGGACTTCTCCCTTGTAAGCTTATGAGAGGAACAGGGCATGCCATATTCTATGCTGTTTGGAAAATTAAGCCACGATGCTGCAAAGTTTTGTGGAAGAATTCCCCAGAGTTTCTCCACATATGAGACTCTCGGGACAGGTATCAGCCTTCTGTCGTCCCCATCCTCCAGAAGAGGCTCGTACAGGTTGCTGTCATCTCTCATGCTGGCGAGAACTGGCAATGAAAAACAGCTGAAGGTCAGTTACTCCTCTGCCATGCACACAACACCACACCTTTCCCCTCCATATTAATGAATCCCACGTCCACATAGGAATTCAAAATGTTCTGACAGATATGTGCACACAAGGGGATCTGTCTTCTCTGGCTGCTACTAGGATTGTCCCCTGGAGTATATTTATGTCCCAGCATGGCTTTGGACAGTATCTAACTGCTCTGAATAAGCTGTGTGAATAAAGCTCTTGCCCACTTCAGATTTCAGTTAATGCCTTCTGCAGTCTGATATATCTATGGCAATGTTCCTTATAATGAGTAGCATTAGATCTGTGGGTGTGCTCCATTATCCATTCTGCTGTCCCAGTAGGGAGAGCAGGATAATATTCCtcccaaagctgataaaaggttgTGAGCATTGGCTCACAAGAAACAATGgatcgcccccacccccagctgatgATAACAAGCAAGTCTGCAAGAAAGGGGCCACTTTTGTCTTGCCCAAAGCAAGACAACCGGATTACTAATTGGACTGGTTTATTGACAAAGTCTCTGATACCTTTGTTATTGCTTTTTCTTGTCCctgcatcttatttttattttagcttAACAGTGTTACCAATTGGCCTGGTTCACTGATGATAAAAGGCCTTTTTATTATTACAATGTTTTAGCTTACTAGTTTTCCTTTGTCTAGTAGGAAATAAGTTTCTTATACTTACTAAGCTGAATACCTTTGTTACTTTTCCATTCTGGTATTTTCTATTTCCAATTAATACGATTGGCTTCTAAACAAAATTATTGTAACATTTTTGGTAgtcctttactttttaaaaaatcaaattgttTAGAGAAAAACTGTTCTTTATTACAGATTACTTCACTCTGCCGCTTTCCActaatattattaatttattattattaattataattataataataataattattattattattatttctcttctCAGTTTGCCTTGATGCAATCATTCAATACTTTTTGGTAGATAATATGCTGGATACCTGAATGATATAAAAACCAATGAGATTTAGGTTTAATTTGAAGCTCATAACTGACAGAGTTGCCACTTTTTCTGTTATCACACTTTTTCCTTTGGATTTTGCTTTAAAAGGATGTTTGATCAGATTAGACAACTCTGATGATAAGATTGTACTTTTTTGTGGATAATAAGTTTGCAAAATAAGTATGCAAAACTGATTTTATTCGTGGATATTGTATGTTTGGAGAGGCATCCTATTCTTTTgatcttatattattttcatttttctccctcacctttgcatctttgtattttgaaaactaataaaatttattttaaaaaaacaactaaatgtTGATGTTGTTAAATGATTCGGATAGCTCTCAGGCCTCAAAGAAATGGATTGGTTGGAGAGAAATATGTCTTTTGGAAGACCAGCTAGGTCTAATTGCCATTCAACATCTAGTATTCGGAGTCTTATGCttgtctttgactgtaataaagattgagtgagtgagtgagtgttctTTCAGCCTAATCAGGGCCCATCTTAGTAAGCTCTTCCTGCAAGAAGCCATAATTTCTGCTCTAAGGACCTTCTCCATTTTGAATCAAAGTTATCAGCCGAGGTCAGGAAAACTAACCCTATTGGGCAGAATAATAGTCTTAACTAGTATGTGAAAACACACACCCAGAGCTCTGTCTCAACCCAATTACACCAGCTTCTCAACAGAAAACAACATTGGGGATGCAACGTGGATCCTGAAATATAGAACTTAACAATTTGGATTGTACAGATTCTATACCATCCAGTTGTTATAAGGGCCAGGTTGAGctccatattattatttttatttttacatttatatcccactcttcctccaaggagccccgagcggtgtactacatacttgagtttctctttcacaacaaccctgtgaagtaggttaggctgagagagaagtgactggcccagagtcacccagctagtttcatggctgaatgggaatatAGGAGTTGTGCCCAAGATTTTGCCAAAAATAGCTGGAACAAATAAGGCTCCTCTGGAACGAAAATATTTTATAGCGGATGCTGATTTCTGGGGAAACATAGTCCAAATGAGCATTCCAGCTGCCAGAAGATTAGAAGACTACACTCAgagatttaaatattttaacttgctCAGTTGTGTAGCCATTCAAATGCCAAGAACAAATATGAGGGTTTTTGTCTTGGGGTAAATAATCTCCAGGGTTTCCTCCTAACAATATAATGCAAGGGAATTGAGAGCCCGTTTAGCCTAATCGGAGTTTGAGAAGGCAGAACTGCATCATCCGAGTAAAGCAAAATTTCTAGGTGTTTGTTTGCTAGCTTTAGtggatggtaaaccagattatttAAATGAAAAACCATGGAACTGATATAAAAGTGAAATACAGGTGGGCCTCCTTATCTGCAGTTTCACGTATCTGCGGTCAGAAAAATGACACCCAAAATTGGCATACGTGCGTGTGTGTGCTGGCGGGGACATGTCGACCTCACATATCCGCAAGTCAGGGATGGCCGGAAATgcctgcagaggtcatttccagctgccattttaggaatcagagccacaaaatggcttccgtcaaaaaaacaccaccacccccaaactgtgattttcagccattttgtAACACTGCATGCCTCAgggtgagcagcagagcaaggtaagaagcTCCCCCCACCATGAAAATCAGGCAAAttttggccagtttttggccaTTTGAGGGGGCACATTACAACTTGGGGGGAACAGCATAGACTGCTAAGGAACTCCAACCCCCCAGTGAAAATTGGGTGATTTTTGGCTGTTTTAGgccatttttggctgatttt
Above is a window of Hemicordylus capensis ecotype Gifberg chromosome 2, rHemCap1.1.pri, whole genome shotgun sequence DNA encoding:
- the LOC128348032 gene encoding uncharacterized protein LOC128348032 isoform X1 — protein: MRAGELKPGGRQSESSRAEATPASEGCSGILASMRDDSNLYEPLLEDGDDRRLIPVPRVSYVEKLWGILPQNFAASWLNFPNSIEYGMPCSSHKLTREKSTMTQATRFAAERRTWALILGFALLSLFLLVLLCFFYSFSICPLRKQQCPIEVNRTKAEENTIAAIVVMPEDLSVATLQEAREKEHLEAMRNCLDKAFEEFYQEPNMVKKNAKMVLQCNGTRREFLSGKGENHIEVVQINDKIDYILDEASPEVHMARLGRHSFPLNLISINEVLDDLASWEGSEELQACLNKALKEFPQEPMSVQDNASLVVVCGRKNLTFISGKGQNEINVYKEDTDEEIQYQVKATGWAWWARLFTRGAG
- the LOC128348032 gene encoding uncharacterized protein LOC128348032 isoform X2, whose protein sequence is MRAGELKPGGRQSESSRAEATPASEGCSVLASMRDDSNLYEPLLEDGDDRRLIPVPRVSYVEKLWGILPQNFAASWLNFPNSIEYGMPCSSHKLTREKSTMTQATRFAAERRTWALILGFALLSLFLLVLLCFFYSFSICPLRKQQCPIEVNRTKAEENTIAAIVVMPEDLSVATLQEAREKEHLEAMRNCLDKAFEEFYQEPNMVKKNAKMVLQCNGTRREFLSGKGENHIEVVQINDKIDYILDEASPEVHMARLGRHSFPLNLISINEVLDDLASWEGSEELQACLNKALKEFPQEPMSVQDNASLVVVCGRKNLTFISGKGQNEINVYKEDTDEEIQYQVKATGWAWWARLFTRGAG
- the LOC128348032 gene encoding uncharacterized protein LOC128348032 isoform X3, whose protein sequence is MRDDSNLYEPLLEDGDDRRLIPVPRVSYVEKLWGILPQNFAASWLNFPNSIEYGMPCSSHKLTREKSTMTQATRFAAERRTWALILGFALLSLFLLVLLCFFYSFSICPLRKQQCPIEVNRTKAEENTIAAIVVMPEDLSVATLQEAREKEHLEAMRNCLDKAFEEFYQEPNMVKKNAKMVLQCNGTRREFLSGKGENHIEVVQINDKIDYILDEASPEVHMARLGRHSFPLNLISINEVLDDLASWEGSEELQACLNKALKEFPQEPMSVQDNASLVVVCGRKNLTFISGKGQNEINVYKEDTDEEIQYQVKATGWAWWARLFTRGAG